The DNA sequence CGTCGTCTCGTGCCCCGAGGCGGGCGTACGCCATGGCCCGGTTCAGGAGGTACGTCGCGGTCTCCTCATCGATGCGAACCGCGGCGCGGAAGCATTCGACCGCCTGGCGATCATCGCCGAGCCGCGCCCAGACCGACCCGACGGCATTCCAGGTGGAGGCGGATCTCGAGTCGATCTCCAGGCAGCGCAGGTAGCAGTTCACCGCCTCGAGAAGCCTTCCCTGCATCACCCGGGTCGTCGCAAGATTGTTCCAGATGTCGGTGTCGGTCGGCTCGAGAGAGACCGCCTCGTGATAGCAGGCGGCTGCGCGCTCCCATTCCCCGCCGTCGAGGTAGGTGTTGCCGATGTTGTACCAGCTGGCGCCGTCCGAAGGATTCAATCGCAACGCCTCGCGGTAGGCTCCTCGCGCCTCGTCACGCCGGCCGGACTGACAGAGAGCGAATCCGAGGTTGAACCAGCCGCGGACGTCGGTCGGAACGTCCCTGGTCACGTTCCGGTACGCCCGGACCGCGAGGCCGGTCTCACCGAGCCCGACGAGCGCGTTCCCCATGTCGAGCCACCCATCGTCGCCCTCGCCGGTCAGGGCGACCGCCTTCCGGAGCGCGGCGCGCGCGCGATCGGCGTCTCCGGTGGCGTCTGCGGCCAGGCCGAGCCTCTGCCACGCGACGCCGAGCGTCGGATCCACCTCGGTGGCCCGCGCGAACGACTCGACCGCCTCAGCGGCCTCGCCCGCGGCTTCCAGCTCGACCCCTGAGCGGATCCATTCGGTCGCCTGTCGGCGTCGTTCGGCCCTGGAACTGGAACGAGGGGAGATGCGCGCGAACGGGATCGGCTGGTGGATCGATCTTCCCAAGTGTTGACCCCAAAAGAGAAATCGACGGATAGTACCCACGGAACGAGGCACCGTCAACGAAAAAAATGAAATGAGGTGAAACGAATCAGAGTGTTGTGTGATCGACACAGTCGATGTGGCGATGAAGTAACGAAAAAGAAACGGCGGCCCTGCTATCCCGACGATGCGCCGAATGAGATCTTTAGAATCAATCAGTTGCGTTGCCGGGGACGAGATGGATCAGGTGGCACGGCCCGTGCTGTACTCCGGTCGCACGACGGTCGCGCGAGCGTCCGATCGGCCTCCACCGGAGAACCTACATCTTGATCCAGCAGCGCACATTGAAGCGCTCCTTCGAATGTTCGGGAATCGGGCTGCACTCGGGTCAACCTGTACGTCTTCGTGTGCATCCCGCGCGGCGTGATGCGGGCATCTCGTTCGTGCGCCGGGATCTTTCGACTGATGTGTTGCGGCTCAAGAGGGCAAGGGTGGTGAGAGCCGATCACGCGACGACGCTCTCCGGCAAGGGGTTCACGGTCTCAACCGTCGAGCACCTTCTGGCCGCGCTTCGTGTGATGGGGGTCGACAACGCGAGCATCGACCTCGATGGACCTGAGGTCCCGATCATGGATGGGTCCGCGGCCCCCTTCATGTATCTGATTCGCGAGGCCGGCATTCGACGGCAGGCCGCGCCCCGTCGATACCTGACGGTTCGCGAGCCGATCGAGATTCAGGTGGATGGACGCGAAATCGCCATCCATCCGGCCGACAGGCTGCGCATCACCTACACCATCGACTTTCCCGGCACCTTCATCGGACGGCAGTCCATCTCCCGGACCATCCAGAAACAGGTCTTCGCCCAGGATCTGGCTCCCGCGCGGACGTTCTGTTTCCTGAAGGAAGTGGCCGCGCTCAGATCCCGCGGGCTCGCCCTCGGAGGCAGCCTCGAGAACGCGGTCGTCGTGGACGAATCCGGCCCCATGAACCGGCTCCGGTTCCCGGACGAGTTCGTCCGGCACAAGGTGCTCGATCTGGTGGGGGATC is a window from the Acidobacteriota bacterium genome containing:
- a CDS encoding tetratricopeptide repeat protein; the protein is MGRSIHQPIPFARISPRSSSRAERRRQATEWIRSGVELEAAGEAAEAVESFARATEVDPTLGVAWQRLGLAADATGDADRARAALRKAVALTGEGDDGWLDMGNALVGLGETGLAVRAYRNVTRDVPTDVRGWFNLGFALCQSGRRDEARGAYREALRLNPSDGASWYNIGNTYLDGGEWERAAACYHEAVSLEPTDTDIWNNLATTRVMQGRLLEAVNCYLRCLEIDSRSASTWNAVGSVWARLGDDRQAVECFRAAVRIDEETATYLLNRAMAYARLGARDDAAADLDRALELNPLLHELAAELPALRDLLS
- a CDS encoding UDP-3-O-acyl-N-acetylglucosamine deacetylase, with translation MIQQRTLKRSFECSGIGLHSGQPVRLRVHPARRDAGISFVRRDLSTDVLRLKRARVVRADHATTLSGKGFTVSTVEHLLAALRVMGVDNASIDLDGPEVPIMDGSAAPFMYLIREAGIRRQAAPRRYLTVREPIEIQVDGREIAIHPADRLRITYTIDFPGTFIGRQSISRTIQKQVFAQDLAPARTFCFLKEVAALRSRGLALGGSLENAVVVDESGPMNRLRFPDEFVRHKVLDLVGDLALLGMPVLGHVIASKAGHSLHSHLVDALRQSSVADVVFRSGVSAGSLRPAVASA